A genomic segment from Vagococcus zengguangii encodes:
- a CDS encoding YjjG family noncanonical pyrimidine nucleotidase has protein sequence MSYSTLLLDLDNTILSFDQAEKYALRKLLEEQAIDWDESLFESYHQKNKALWQALEKGKVARDYVLSQRFVELFHQLDVEVDGHAMDQLFRSYLAEEIFFMPRAKEVLTELKKDKQLYVVTNGVADTQKKRIEKAGLASYFDELFISEEIGHQKPSPLFFDHVLANVEEQNQAEILVVGDSLSADILGGNQAGLDTCWYSPGKANEVIQPTYQIKALDELLTLAN, from the coding sequence ATGAGTTACTCAACCCTATTACTAGATTTAGATAATACGATATTAAGTTTTGATCAGGCTGAAAAATATGCCTTACGAAAGTTATTAGAAGAACAGGCCATAGATTGGGATGAATCACTTTTTGAAAGTTATCATCAAAAAAACAAAGCCTTATGGCAAGCGCTGGAAAAAGGGAAAGTAGCACGTGATTATGTCTTATCACAACGTTTTGTTGAATTATTCCATCAACTTGATGTAGAGGTAGATGGTCACGCCATGGATCAATTATTTCGCTCGTACTTGGCTGAGGAAATCTTTTTTATGCCACGTGCTAAAGAAGTGCTAACGGAATTGAAAAAAGATAAACAGCTATACGTTGTGACCAACGGCGTGGCTGATACCCAAAAAAAACGCATTGAAAAAGCGGGATTAGCGTCATATTTTGATGAGTTATTTATCTCAGAAGAAATAGGGCATCAAAAACCATCGCCATTGTTCTTTGATCACGTTTTAGCTAATGTTGAGGAACAGAATCAGGCAGAGATTTTAGTGGTCGGAGACAGCCTCTCAGCGGATATTTTAGGTGGTAATCAAGCGGGCCTAGATACGTGTTGGTACTCACCAGGTAAAGCAAATGAAGTCATTCAACCAACGTATCAGATTAAAGCATTAGATGAATTATTAACATTAGCTAACTAA
- the nrdF gene encoding class 1b ribonucleoside-diphosphate reductase subunit beta — protein sequence MSREETYYAAINWNAIEDVIDKSTWEKLTEQFWLDTRIPLSNDLDDWRKLSQQEKDLVGYVFGGLTLLDTVQSESGVEAIRNDCRTPHEEAVLNNIQFMESVHAKSYSSIFSTLNTKSEIDEIFEWTNTNEFLQKKAEMINEIYRNGSALEKKVASVFLETFLFYSGFYTPLYYLGNNKLPNVAEIIKLIIRDESVHGTYIGYKFQLGFNELSEEEQQQMEDWVYNLLYDLYENEERYTELLYDGVGWTEEVKTFLRYNANKALMNLGFNALFPDTANDVNPIVMNGISTGTSNHDFFSQVGNGYLLGSVEAMKDDDYLIGM from the coding sequence ATGAGTCGTGAAGAAACTTATTACGCTGCGATAAACTGGAACGCCATTGAAGACGTTATTGATAAATCAACTTGGGAAAAATTAACCGAGCAATTTTGGTTAGATACGCGTATCCCTCTTTCAAATGATTTAGACGACTGGCGCAAACTATCGCAACAAGAAAAAGATTTAGTCGGCTACGTATTTGGTGGGCTAACCCTTTTAGATACAGTACAATCTGAAAGTGGTGTGGAAGCGATTCGTAACGACTGCCGCACCCCTCATGAAGAAGCGGTTTTAAACAATATTCAATTCATGGAATCTGTTCATGCTAAAAGCTATTCATCAATTTTCAGTACGTTAAATACTAAATCTGAAATCGATGAAATTTTTGAATGGACAAACACTAATGAATTTCTACAAAAAAAAGCTGAAATGATTAACGAGATTTATCGAAACGGTTCAGCCTTAGAAAAAAAAGTCGCAAGTGTGTTCTTAGAAACTTTCTTATTCTATTCAGGTTTCTATACACCACTTTACTACTTAGGTAACAACAAATTACCTAACGTCGCTGAAATCATTAAATTGATTATTCGTGATGAATCAGTTCACGGCACTTACATTGGTTATAAATTCCAATTAGGGTTCAACGAGCTATCTGAAGAAGAACAACAACAAATGGAAGATTGGGTTTACAACTTATTATATGATCTTTATGAAAATGAAGAACGTTATACTGAGTTATTATATGATGGTGTTGGTTGGACAGAAGAAGTAAAAACTTTCTTACGTTACAATGCCAACAAAGCTTTAATGAACTTAGGATTTAATGCGTTATTCCCAGATACAGCGAACGACGTTAACCCAATTGTCATGAACGGGATTTCAACGGGTACTTCTAACCATGACTTCTTCTCACAAGTTGGTAATGGTTACTTACTTGGAAGCGTAGAAGCCATGAAAGATGATGATTATTTAATTGGTATGTAA
- the nrdE gene encoding class 1b ribonucleoside-diphosphate reductase subunit alpha, which yields MSLKELNNVTYFELNNEINRPVNGQIPLNKDKEALDAFFKENVEPNTMTFNTVAEKINYLIEHDFIESEFIEKYSMDFIASLYDYLFAQNFTFKSFMAAYKFYSQYALKSNDGSMYLERYEDRVAFNALYFADGNEDLAMSLAEEMIYQRYQPATPSFLNAGRKRRGELVSCFLLQLTDDMNSIGRGINSALQLSRIGGGVGISLSNLREAGAPIKGFEGAASGVVPVMKLFEDSFSYSNQLGQRQGAGVVYLDVFHPDIEMFLSTKKENADEKVRVKTLSLGLTVPDKFYELTRKNEDMYLFSPYSIEREYGVPYSYIDITEKYDELVANPNIRKTKIKARDLENEISKLQQESGYPYIINIDEANRQNPIDGKIIMSNLCSEILQVQTPSVLNDRQEYEVMGTDISCNLGSTNIPNLMNSQDFGKSVRTMTRALTFITDASSIDAVPSIQNGNALNHTIGLGAMGLHSYFAKNQMAYGSPESIEFTDVYFSLLNYWTLVESNQIAKERGQSFNNFEKSDYASGKYFERYINAPVLPQSDKVKELFEGIFIPDAEAWQALSEAVQTDGLYHQNRLAVAPNGSISYINDTSASIHPITRLIEERQEKKIGKIYYPAPYLSNETLPYYTSAYDMDMRRVIDVYAAAQKHVDQGMSMTLFMRSELPEGLYEWKTDTNKQTTRDLNILRHYAFHQGIKSIYYVRTFTEDEEEIGSNQCESCVI from the coding sequence TTGAGTCTAAAAGAACTGAATAACGTTACTTATTTTGAACTGAATAACGAAATCAATCGTCCTGTTAATGGTCAAATCCCATTAAATAAGGATAAAGAAGCTTTGGATGCTTTCTTTAAAGAAAATGTTGAACCAAATACGATGACATTCAATACAGTTGCTGAAAAAATCAACTATTTAATCGAGCACGACTTCATTGAGTCTGAATTTATCGAGAAGTATTCAATGGACTTCATTGCTTCATTATATGACTATCTATTTGCACAAAACTTTACGTTCAAGTCATTTATGGCTGCCTATAAATTTTACTCTCAATACGCTTTAAAGAGCAACGATGGCTCAATGTATTTAGAACGTTACGAAGACCGTGTGGCTTTTAACGCGTTGTACTTCGCTGATGGTAACGAAGACTTAGCAATGAGCTTAGCAGAAGAAATGATTTACCAACGCTATCAACCAGCCACACCATCATTCTTAAATGCTGGTCGTAAACGTCGTGGTGAATTAGTTTCTTGTTTCTTATTACAATTAACTGATGATATGAACAGTATCGGACGTGGTATCAACAGTGCCCTTCAATTATCACGTATTGGCGGTGGGGTTGGAATTTCACTTTCTAACTTACGTGAAGCTGGCGCACCAATCAAAGGCTTTGAAGGTGCAGCTAGTGGCGTTGTTCCCGTTATGAAATTATTTGAAGATAGCTTCAGCTACTCAAATCAATTAGGTCAACGTCAAGGTGCCGGCGTGGTTTACTTAGATGTTTTCCATCCTGATATCGAAATGTTCCTATCAACTAAAAAAGAAAACGCCGACGAAAAAGTGCGCGTTAAAACACTTTCTTTAGGTTTAACAGTCCCTGATAAGTTTTACGAATTAACACGTAAAAATGAAGACATGTACTTATTTAGTCCGTACAGTATTGAACGTGAATATGGTGTTCCCTACTCATATATCGACATTACTGAAAAATACGACGAATTAGTCGCTAACCCTAACATTCGTAAAACTAAAATCAAAGCTCGTGATTTAGAAAACGAAATTAGTAAATTACAACAAGAATCAGGTTATCCGTATATTATCAACATCGATGAAGCAAACCGTCAAAATCCAATCGATGGTAAAATCATCATGAGTAACTTATGTTCTGAAATTTTACAAGTGCAAACCCCTTCTGTATTGAACGACCGTCAAGAATACGAAGTCATGGGAACTGATATTAGCTGTAACTTAGGTTCAACTAATATTCCAAACTTAATGAACAGCCAAGACTTTGGTAAATCAGTGCGTACAATGACGCGTGCTTTAACGTTTATCACGGATGCTTCAAGTATTGACGCTGTGCCTTCAATCCAAAACGGAAATGCCTTAAATCATACGATTGGTTTAGGTGCGATGGGCTTACACTCGTACTTTGCTAAAAACCAAATGGCTTATGGCTCACCAGAATCCATTGAATTTACTGATGTTTACTTTAGCTTATTAAACTACTGGACTTTAGTTGAAAGTAACCAAATCGCTAAAGAACGTGGTCAATCATTCAACAATTTTGAAAAATCTGACTATGCATCAGGTAAGTACTTTGAACGCTACATTAATGCGCCAGTTTTACCACAATCAGACAAAGTCAAAGAACTATTTGAAGGAATCTTTATTCCTGATGCTGAGGCATGGCAAGCTTTAAGTGAAGCGGTCCAAACGGATGGTTTATACCACCAAAACCGCTTAGCTGTTGCACCTAATGGTTCGATTTCATATATCAATGATACAAGTGCAAGTATTCATCCAATTACGCGTTTAATCGAAGAGCGCCAAGAGAAAAAAATTGGGAAGATTTACTACCCTGCCCCATACTTAAGCAATGAAACATTGCCTTACTATACATCAGCTTATGATATGGATATGCGTCGTGTCATCGATGTTTATGCAGCTGCGCAAAAACACGTTGATCAAGGGATGAGTATGACCTTATTCATGCGTTCTGAATTACCAGAAGGATTATACGAATGGAAAACTGATACAAATAAACAAACGACACGTGACTTAAACATTTTACGTCACTACGCCTTCCATCAAGGAATTAAATCAATTTATTATGTCCGTACTTTCACTGAAGACGAAGAGGAAATCGGAAGCAATCAATGTGAAAGCTGTGTCATTTAG
- the nrdI gene encoding class Ib ribonucleoside-diphosphate reductase assembly flavoprotein NrdI, giving the protein MKLVYFTLTGQTRRFIKKLDFPSFEIDPTNPFTELNEPYIIVVPTYDEDVTEVVNDFIEYKSNRQNILGVAGGGNRNFADLFIFTAKDLARDYNIPLLFEFEFSGTDEDVKNFKKVVKEIESKRTE; this is encoded by the coding sequence ATGAAACTTGTCTATTTTACCTTAACTGGGCAAACACGTCGCTTCATTAAGAAACTAGACTTTCCTTCATTTGAAATTGATCCGACCAACCCATTTACAGAATTGAATGAACCTTATATTATAGTCGTTCCTACTTATGACGAAGACGTTACGGAAGTAGTGAACGATTTTATTGAGTACAAAAGCAATCGTCAAAATATTCTTGGTGTCGCAGGTGGTGGTAACCGAAACTTTGCGGACCTTTTTATTTTTACCGCCAAAGATTTGGCACGAGATTACAACATCCCGCTCCTATTCGAGTTCGAATTTAGTGGAACAGACGAGGATGTCAAAAACTTTAAGAAAGTAGTGAAGGAAATTGAGTCTAAAAGAACTGAATAA
- the nrdH gene encoding glutaredoxin-like protein NrdH, protein MNELTLYTKNNCPQCKMTKRFLSEQRLSYNEINIDDEPQYIDWLKEQGHRSVPVLTNNAVTIVGFRPDQLRALAV, encoded by the coding sequence ATGAATGAATTAACTTTATATACTAAAAATAACTGTCCTCAATGTAAAATGACAAAACGTTTCTTAAGCGAACAACGTTTATCATATAACGAAATCAATATCGATGACGAACCACAATATATTGATTGGTTGAAAGAACAAGGACATCGTTCAGTCCCAGTATTAACTAACAATGCTGTAACAATCGTTGGTTTCCGACCTGATCAATTACGCGCATTGGCGGTTTAA
- a CDS encoding RrF2 family transcriptional regulator — translation MKLTSATEQAIAVVALLATQEPEIALSSESIYQKLNLSKSYVQKLLRKLVVAKLISGATGNSGGFRLDKSLADISLYDVVSAIEGDFCSLTNSGLLENTFDNFGEQAQEGHQVIAKYFREADFKWILYLKTISVEKIMSEVFGDGKTVAFHDWNIE, via the coding sequence ATGAAATTAACATCTGCAACTGAACAAGCTATTGCAGTGGTAGCCTTACTTGCTACACAAGAACCTGAAATAGCATTGTCATCGGAAAGTATTTATCAAAAATTAAATTTATCTAAAAGTTATGTTCAAAAATTGTTGAGAAAACTAGTGGTAGCTAAACTCATATCAGGCGCAACGGGTAATAGTGGTGGTTTTAGGTTAGACAAGTCTTTAGCTGACATTAGTTTATATGATGTCGTATCAGCAATTGAGGGGGACTTTTGCTCATTAACAAACTCTGGGTTACTAGAAAATACCTTTGATAACTTTGGGGAACAAGCGCAAGAAGGTCATCAAGTTATTGCAAAATATTTTCGTGAAGCTGATTTCAAGTGGATTTTATATTTAAAAACGATTAGTGTTGAAAAAATAATGAGTGAAGTATTTGGTGATGGGAAAACAGTGGCTTTCCATGATTGGAATATAGAGTAA
- a CDS encoding YhgE/Pip domain-containing protein: MKRLKKVFELYRLDWHRVYQNKLTLMLIMALMVIPSLYAWFNIAALWDPYSSTGDIKVAIYSEDKRAEVMDKSVNIGDEMLKNLKENDNFSWQFVKSEAELDKGVKSGKYYAGIVIPSDFSKNLVSFVNGDIKKPEIDYRVNQKINAIAPKVTEKGASAIQSTIATQFIDTVSKTVFETLNQAGYKIDEGLPTLNKVTSKILLADEHLDEIDGYTKKITELNDKFPEYKEKLDKANEVVDYLPKVNEVGDKLVELNKKLPELKKVGELVVTLQGKTDQIKEAGKQIKTIDEEFDKIVETLNKAVDTSKKGLKIIGEAQEMLPDVQRFVDQANGTLPTVIDEVGKIQTALPQIGDGLTSGLNVVVLVAQNVMTTTDNLNAFLDKTELDDETRAAIKQVLVVLQTQSAKLDQMITNVINTLNKLMALAGDNSLQPVVDRLKNIQTAGQGLNQFVTSVVNGFDSMNTEEIKDSISKINQIAGEIGSHATNLEGELPSIQTTITGILTNVSAMLDTANNLTHKVDEQNMLAQLDDVMSNTTETINTALKFFDEYQSELPKIKEEIHTANVLLNDNMTTVIDGIDKAASFYQNDLPKLEEKMNQGVAFYQKEWPAIEEELTKTLGTVNEKMPDIEKALTLSTGFINDEWPEVRNGIQKAADLVRKGQNNVDLGSLISLLKKDANDESDFLSNPVKINEQDIYPVPNYGSASAPFYTALCLWVGSVLFSSIATTVVHLDGKQKKRYSMRQQYVSRYMTFITVGLAQAAIVALGNRFLLNAYMVNPGWNFLFTLLISLVFMSMVYALVHLFGNLGKGMAVIILVLSISAGGGNFPIQMSGKFFNMIHPFLPFTYAVNLLRETTGGIYWPNAIKNIIVLAAVGATFAIIGYILAPKVTTIFRKLNAKLKEGHLLH; encoded by the coding sequence ATGAAGCGATTGAAAAAAGTATTTGAATTGTATCGCCTAGATTGGCATCGTGTTTATCAAAATAAATTAACGTTAATGTTGATCATGGCTTTAATGGTTATTCCTTCATTATATGCATGGTTTAATATTGCAGCTTTATGGGATCCGTATTCAAGTACGGGAGATATTAAAGTAGCGATTTACTCAGAAGATAAACGTGCAGAGGTAATGGACAAATCGGTCAATATTGGCGATGAAATGCTGAAAAATTTGAAAGAAAATGATAATTTTTCCTGGCAATTTGTTAAATCAGAAGCTGAGTTAGATAAGGGTGTTAAAAGTGGAAAATATTATGCAGGAATTGTCATTCCTAGCGACTTTTCCAAAAACTTGGTTAGTTTTGTCAATGGTGACATTAAAAAACCTGAAATTGATTATCGTGTGAATCAAAAAATTAATGCGATTGCGCCAAAAGTAACAGAAAAAGGAGCGAGTGCTATTCAGTCAACGATTGCCACTCAGTTCATTGATACAGTTAGCAAAACCGTTTTTGAGACCTTGAATCAAGCAGGTTACAAAATCGATGAAGGACTGCCTACCTTAAATAAGGTGACAAGTAAAATATTATTGGCAGATGAGCATTTAGATGAAATTGATGGCTACACTAAAAAAATTACGGAACTAAATGATAAGTTTCCAGAATATAAAGAAAAACTAGATAAAGCCAATGAAGTGGTGGATTATTTACCAAAAGTAAATGAAGTAGGCGATAAGTTAGTCGAATTAAATAAAAAATTGCCAGAACTAAAAAAAGTTGGAGAATTAGTTGTCACCCTTCAAGGCAAAACTGACCAAATAAAAGAGGCTGGTAAGCAAATTAAAACGATTGACGAAGAGTTTGACAAGATCGTCGAAACGTTAAATAAAGCAGTTGATACATCTAAAAAAGGCTTAAAGATTATTGGAGAAGCGCAAGAAATGTTGCCTGATGTTCAAAGATTTGTTGATCAAGCGAATGGTACGTTACCGACAGTTATTGATGAAGTAGGAAAAATTCAAACCGCCTTACCACAAATTGGTGACGGCTTGACGTCTGGTTTAAACGTGGTTGTGTTAGTCGCTCAAAATGTTATGACAACAACCGATAATTTGAATGCATTTCTAGATAAAACTGAGTTAGACGATGAAACAAGAGCTGCAATTAAACAAGTATTAGTCGTTCTTCAAACACAATCGGCCAAATTAGATCAAATGATTACAAATGTGATTAATACTCTAAATAAATTAATGGCGTTAGCTGGTGATAATAGTTTACAACCGGTTGTCGATCGTTTGAAAAATATCCAAACAGCTGGACAAGGCTTGAATCAATTTGTGACAAGTGTCGTGAATGGTTTCGATTCAATGAATACTGAAGAGATTAAAGATAGTATCTCTAAAATTAATCAAATAGCTGGAGAAATTGGTTCTCATGCAACGAACCTAGAAGGTGAATTACCTTCAATTCAGACAACTATTACGGGAATTTTGACCAATGTTTCAGCGATGCTTGATACAGCGAATAACCTGACACATAAAGTCGATGAACAAAATATGTTAGCACAACTAGATGATGTGATGTCAAATACGACCGAGACCATCAATACGGCACTTAAATTCTTTGACGAGTATCAAAGTGAATTGCCAAAAATTAAAGAAGAAATTCATACTGCCAATGTTTTATTGAATGACAATATGACGACAGTGATAGATGGTATCGATAAAGCGGCTAGTTTTTATCAAAATGACCTACCTAAGTTAGAAGAAAAGATGAATCAAGGCGTGGCGTTTTATCAAAAAGAATGGCCAGCAATTGAAGAAGAGTTGACCAAAACGTTAGGAACAGTTAATGAGAAAATGCCTGATATTGAGAAAGCTTTAACGCTATCAACAGGCTTTATTAACGACGAATGGCCAGAAGTGCGTAATGGTATTCAAAAAGCGGCTGATTTAGTTCGAAAAGGTCAAAATAATGTTGATTTAGGTTCTTTGATTAGTTTGCTTAAAAAAGATGCTAATGATGAGAGTGACTTCTTGTCAAATCCAGTTAAAATTAATGAGCAAGATATCTATCCAGTTCCTAACTATGGATCAGCAAGTGCCCCATTCTATACAGCGTTGTGTCTGTGGGTTGGATCGGTCTTGTTCTCAAGTATTGCGACAACAGTGGTGCACTTAGATGGTAAACAGAAGAAGCGTTACAGCATGCGTCAACAATATGTTTCTCGCTACATGACCTTTATAACAGTAGGATTGGCCCAAGCAGCTATCGTAGCATTAGGTAATCGTTTCTTATTGAATGCCTATATGGTTAATCCAGGATGGAACTTCTTATTTACTTTGTTGATTAGTTTAGTCTTCATGTCAATGGTTTATGCCTTAGTCCATTTATTTGGTAATTTAGGTAAAGGAATGGCGGTTATAATATTAGTGTTGTCTATTTCAGCAGGGGGTGGGAACTTCCCAATTCAAATGTCCGGTAAGTTCTTTAATATGATTCATCCATTCTTACCATTTACTTATGCGGTTAATTTGTTAAGAGAAACAACAGGTGGTATTTACTGGCCAAATGCGATAAAAAATATTATCGTATTAGCCGCAGTTGGGGCAACATTTGCTATAATAGGTTATATCCTAGCACCAAAAGTAACCACAATCTTTAGAAAATTAAATGCTAAATTAAAAGAAGGACATTTATTGCATTAG
- the tadA gene encoding tRNA adenosine(34) deaminase TadA → MAVELRNYTLVEKEFYMEEAIKEAYRAQAKGEVPIGAVVVYQGKIVGRGHNLRETTQNAITHAEMMAIQEACQSLGSWRLEECDLFVTLEPCVMCSGAIVLSRVEQVFYGAVDPKGGATESLYQLLSDERLNHQVAIETGILEEECGQLLKDFFKKLRDKKKAKKLAERAKLNKEEIVKKD, encoded by the coding sequence ATGGCAGTAGAATTAAGGAACTATACATTAGTTGAAAAAGAGTTTTATATGGAAGAAGCGATTAAGGAAGCTTACCGCGCTCAGGCTAAAGGAGAAGTACCGATTGGCGCTGTGGTTGTTTATCAAGGGAAAATAGTTGGACGAGGGCATAACTTGCGAGAAACAACGCAAAATGCGATTACACATGCTGAGATGATGGCGATTCAAGAAGCGTGTCAATCACTTGGAAGTTGGCGTTTAGAAGAATGTGACTTGTTTGTAACGCTTGAGCCTTGTGTGATGTGTAGTGGTGCCATTGTCTTATCGCGTGTTGAGCAAGTGTTTTATGGGGCGGTTGATCCTAAAGGGGGCGCAACGGAAAGTTTATATCAATTATTAAGCGACGAGCGATTAAACCATCAAGTGGCAATTGAAACGGGAATCTTAGAAGAAGAATGTGGACAATTACTAAAAGACTTTTTTAAAAAGCTACGAGATAAAAAGAAAGCCAAGAAGCTAGCGGAGAGAGCAAAACTAAATAAAGAAGAAATCGTAAAAAAAGACTAG
- a CDS encoding TPM domain-containing protein yields the protein MRTSLKYLLLLVASCLLFLFPQLSQANDVKVLDHAGLFTAEEKAAVEQDVKDFIQTTNMDAVVLTINNAEGYATRDYAADFYDYNGYGIGKNYDGFIFIIDMDNREFYVVTSGKTHALLSDSRIDTILDNAEPYMRNGNYAQASQAVINNITQFNAEGMPNGYKYNEETGQLIKQKKITGLEFLFAFVIASIAAIAAYASVNTKYALKKSTYTYPYASQGQLNLATQKNDLVDVRVTRRFIPRPTTTRGTTTKGGGSFTSSSGRSHGGGGRGF from the coding sequence ATGAGAACATCGCTAAAATATTTACTACTATTAGTTGCGAGTTGTCTGTTATTTCTTTTTCCACAACTTAGCCAAGCTAATGACGTTAAAGTATTAGATCATGCGGGGCTCTTTACAGCTGAAGAGAAAGCGGCGGTTGAGCAAGACGTTAAAGATTTTATCCAAACCACCAACATGGATGCGGTGGTACTAACAATTAACAATGCAGAAGGTTATGCCACTCGTGACTATGCGGCAGATTTTTATGACTATAATGGTTACGGCATTGGAAAGAACTATGATGGCTTTATTTTCATCATTGATATGGATAATCGTGAATTTTACGTTGTAACCTCTGGGAAAACCCATGCGTTACTCAGTGATTCACGTATCGATACGATTTTAGATAACGCCGAACCATATATGCGCAACGGGAACTACGCCCAAGCAAGTCAGGCTGTAATTAATAATATTACGCAGTTTAACGCCGAAGGTATGCCTAATGGTTACAAATATAATGAAGAAACTGGTCAATTAATTAAGCAGAAAAAAATCACTGGCCTAGAATTCTTATTCGCTTTTGTGATTGCAAGTATTGCAGCCATTGCAGCTTATGCAAGTGTGAATACTAAATATGCGTTGAAGAAAAGCACCTATACTTATCCATATGCTAGCCAAGGACAACTAAATTTAGCTACACAAAAAAATGATTTAGTCGACGTTCGCGTCACACGACGTTTCATTCCACGCCCTACTACAACACGTGGTACAACTACAAAAGGTGGCGGTTCTTTCACCTCAAGTAGCGGACGCTCACACGGCGGCGGTGGCCGAGGGTTCTAA